One Treponema primitia ZAS-1 genomic window carries:
- a CDS encoding CatB-related O-acetyltransferase, with amino-acid sequence MENNILPDPNAIFPVPNIKTVVYIKPTIKNKNIIVGDFTYFSDIDFESHVTHFYEFYNDKLIIGKFCQIAAGVEFIMNGANHQMDCVSTFPFYIFEKWNENAPSLEKLPFKGDTIIGNDVWIGQNSIILPGVKIGDGVMIGAQSVVGSNIEPYSIIAGNPAKLIRKRFDDELIEIMVKLKWWDLSVKEINKLIPILHNSNLEYVKEELKKIVK; translated from the coding sequence ATGGAAAATAATATATTACCCGATCCTAACGCAATATTTCCTGTTCCAAATATAAAAACAGTTGTTTATATAAAACCGACAATCAAAAACAAAAATATAATTGTAGGTGATTTTACCTATTTTAGTGATATTGATTTTGAAAGTCATGTAACCCATTTTTATGAATTTTATAATGACAAATTAATTATCGGAAAATTTTGCCAAATAGCTGCAGGTGTTGAATTTATTATGAACGGGGCAAACCATCAAATGGACTGTGTTTCAACTTTCCCGTTTTACATTTTTGAAAAATGGAATGAAAATGCCCCTTCACTGGAAAAACTACCATTTAAAGGGGATACAATAATTGGAAATGATGTATGGATAGGACAAAACTCAATAATATTACCCGGCGTTAAAATTGGAGATGGAGTAATGATTGGAGCCCAAAGTGTTGTGGGAAGCAATATAGAACCATATTCAATAATAGCCGGAAATCCGGCAAAGCTTATTCGGAAAAGGTTTGATGATGAATTAATAGAAATAATGGTAAAATTAAAATGGTGGGATTTATCGGTAAAGGAAATAAATAAATTGATACCAATATTACACAATAGCAATTTAGAATATGTAAAAGAAGAATTGAAGAAGATTGTAAAATAA
- a CDS encoding DUF362 domain-containing protein, which yields MDIKSSLKKYLILAALCFCGLTACSSRGAQLAVHTESTKSQPVVSAGAGGIPKVYMTTDISPAGLAAMYEALGRRVSGKVAVKISTGEPGGHHFLAPDLIKDLVHSVNGTIVESNTAYGGRRASTALHRVVVQEHGFTAIAPVDILDEDGSASLPFARGKNITEDFVGSHFTNYDSVLVLSHFKGHPMGGFGGAIKNISIGIASTMGKAWIHSGGTSKTNAWGNNKQDAFLESMAEAAGAVMYSLGDNIMYISVMNHLSVDCDCSSNPAPPEMDDIGILASLDPVALDKACVDQVYASDTKRSASLRQRIESRNGMHTLDHAEALGLGSQKYELVSIDG from the coding sequence ATGGATATAAAGAGCTCACTCAAAAAATATCTCATCCTTGCTGCGCTTTGTTTTTGCGGTTTGACCGCCTGTTCAAGCCGGGGCGCCCAACTGGCAGTCCATACTGAATCCACTAAATCCCAGCCGGTGGTAAGTGCCGGAGCAGGCGGTATACCCAAGGTTTACATGACCACCGATATAAGCCCGGCCGGACTAGCGGCAATGTATGAAGCCCTGGGACGCAGGGTAAGCGGCAAGGTGGCGGTAAAAATCAGTACCGGTGAACCCGGGGGGCATCATTTCCTTGCGCCGGATCTTATTAAAGATCTGGTTCATTCGGTGAATGGTACCATCGTTGAAAGCAATACCGCCTATGGCGGACGGCGCGCAAGTACGGCCTTACACAGGGTGGTAGTCCAGGAGCACGGCTTTACCGCCATAGCCCCGGTGGACATTTTGGATGAAGACGGTTCCGCCAGTCTGCCCTTTGCACGGGGGAAAAATATCACCGAAGATTTTGTCGGTTCCCATTTTACCAATTACGATTCTGTCCTCGTGCTTTCCCACTTTAAGGGCCATCCCATGGGCGGGTTCGGCGGCGCCATTAAAAATATTTCCATAGGCATCGCTTCTACCATGGGCAAAGCCTGGATCCACAGCGGAGGAACAAGTAAAACCAATGCCTGGGGCAACAATAAACAGGACGCATTTCTTGAATCCATGGCCGAAGCAGCCGGCGCCGTTATGTACAGCCTAGGAGATAATATCATGTATATCAGCGTGATGAATCACCTGTCAGTTGACTGTGATTGCAGCAGTAATCCGGCCCCACCCGAAATGGACGATATTGGCATCCTAGCTTCCCTTGATCCCGTTGCGTTGGACAAAGCCTGTGTTGACCAGGTGTATGCCTCGGATACCAAACGAAGTGCATCCCTGCGTCAACGCATTGAATCCAGAAACGGTATGCATACCCTCGACCACGCGGAAGCCCTTGGGCTGGGCAGCCAGAAATATGAACTGGTAAGTATCGACGGGTAA
- a CDS encoding DUF4491 family protein: MSFHGLIIGAAAFILIGLFHPIIIHAEYHFGVKAWPAFLLFGIVFSVISLLIKNSILSSIIGIIAFCSFWSIKELFEQHKRVARGWFPKKPTGV; this comes from the coding sequence ATGTCGTTCCATGGATTAATAATTGGCGCCGCCGCATTTATACTAATTGGATTATTCCACCCGATTATTATTCATGCCGAATACCATTTTGGGGTAAAGGCGTGGCCGGCTTTCCTATTATTTGGAATAGTATTTTCTGTTATATCATTGCTCATAAAAAATAGTATTCTCAGCTCAATAATAGGAATTATTGCTTTTTGCAGTTTCTGGAGTATCAAAGAATTATTCGAACAACACAAAAGGGTTGCCCGGGGGTGGTTCCCCAAAAAACCCACGGGTGTGTAA